A section of the Primulina eburnea isolate SZY01 chromosome 1, ASM2296580v1, whole genome shotgun sequence genome encodes:
- the LOC140827344 gene encoding methylthioribose kinase-like, translating into MAFDGFRPLDEKILVEYLKATPSLASKLGNQFDDLEIKEVGDGNLNFVYIVIAPAGSFVIKQALPYIRCIGESWPMTKERAYFEASTLQEHGRWCPDHVPEVYHFDQTMCLIGMRYLEPPHIVLRKGLIAGIEYPLLAEHMSEYMAKTLFYTSLHYLTTTNHKSAVAKYCGNVELCKHTEQVVFSDPYKISEYNWWTTPYLDADAETVRGDNILKLEIAELRSKFSERTQALIHGDLHTGSVMVTAESTQVIDPEFSFYGPMGFDVGAFIGNLILAYFAQDGHANEGADRKLYKVWILKTISETWNLFDTKFTALWDKHKDGPGEAYLPEIYNNLDLQLLIKKKAMDDLFHDTLGFGAAKMIRRIVGVAHVEDFESIKEANKRADCERKALNFAKTLLKDRRQFHNINEVVSAIELLDIC; encoded by the exons ATGGCTTTCGACGGGTTTCGGCCACTGGACGAGAAAATATTGGTGGAGTACTTGAAGGCCACCCCTTCTCTGGCATCGAAGCTGGGCAACCAGTTCGATGATTTGGAAATCAAAGAAGTGGGAGATGGAAATCTTAACTTCGTCTACATCGTTATTGCTCCAGCGGGTTCTTTTGTCATCAAGCAG GCTCTTCCTTATATTCGTTGCATAGGGGAGTCATGGCCTATGACGAAGGAGCGTGCCTATTTTGAAGCATCAACTTTGCAAGAACATGGTCGTTGGTGTCCTGATCATGTTCCTGAAGTTTATCATTTCGACCAGACAATGTGTCTGATCGGAATGCGATACCTAGAGCCACCACATATAGTCTTAAGAAAAGGATTGATAGCTGGGATTGAGTACCCGTTACTTGCTGAACACATGTCTGAATATATGGCCAAAACATTGTTCTATACTTCCTTACATTATCTGACCACCACCAATCATAAAAGTGCAG TTGCGAAATATTGCGGAAATGTGGAGTTATGTAAACATACTGAACAGGTTGTTTTTTCTGACCCCTACAAAATATCCGAGTATAACTGGTGGACAACCCCTTATCTTGATGCTGATGCTGAGACAGTTCGGGGGGATAACATTTTGAAACTTGAAATCGCTGAGCTAAGATCCAA ATTCTCTGAAAGAACCCAAGCTCTTATACATGGTGATCTACATACTGGATCTGTCATGGTTACCGCTGAATCAACTCAAGTTATAGATCCCGAGTTTTCTTTCTATGGACCTATGGGGTTTGATGTAGGAGCATTTATTGGTAACCTGATTTTAGCTTATTTTGCACAAGATGGACATGCAAACGAGGGGGCTGATCGAAAA CTGTACAAAGTGTGGATTTTGAAGACAATCTCAGAGACCTGGAACCTCTTCGACACGAAGTTCACTGCACTTTGGGATAAACACAAGGATGGTCCTGGTGAAGCATATCTCCCAGAAATTTACAATAATCTAGACCTCCAGCTCCTGATAAAGAAAAAAGCTATGGACGATCTTTTCCATGACACTCTAGGATTCGGTGCTGCCAAAATGATCCG GAGGATTGTTGGTGTAGCTCACGTCGAAGACTTTGAATCGATCAAAGAGGCCAACAAAAGAGCAGATTGTGAACGCAAAGCTCTAAATTTTGCCAAGACTCTGCTCAAGGACAGGAGGCAATTCCACAATATAAACGAAGTTGTTTCAGCTATCGAGCTACTCGACATATGCTAA
- the LOC140803858 gene encoding uncharacterized protein, whose translation MKGVVRFSKAGKLNLRYVGPFEILEKVGTLAYRLALPPNKSRIHNVFHVSQLRKYISDPSHVLEVKPLMTESNLGEELRYEEVPIRIVDIKDQVLRRRVIPYVKVQWSNHTEREATWELEERMRNQYPYLFIDQADPSFEDETSLKERGM comes from the coding sequence ATGAAAGGAGTTGTTCGGTTCAGTAAAGCTGGGAAGCTGAACCTCCGTTATGTGGGACCCtttgaaattttggaaaaaGTGGGCACACTGGCATACAGATTGGCACTACCGCCAAACAAGTCTAgaattcataatgtttttcacgtgtcCCAACTACGGAAATACATCTCAGATCCAAGCCACGTGTTGGAAGTGAAACCACTCATGACCGAAAGTAACTTGGGAGAAGAACTGAGGTACGAAGAAGTTCCCATCAGAATTGTGGATATCAAGGACCAAGTATTAAGGCGACGAGTCATTCCCTACGTCAAGGTGCAATGGTCTAACCACACTGAaagagaagccacgtgggagttAGAAGAGAGGATGAGGAACCAGTACCCATACCTCTTCATAGACCAAGCCGACCcgagtttcgaggacgaaacttccctTAAGGAGCGAGGGATGTAA